In Rutidosis leptorrhynchoides isolate AG116_Rl617_1_P2 chromosome 2, CSIRO_AGI_Rlap_v1, whole genome shotgun sequence, one genomic interval encodes:
- the LOC139888441 gene encoding uncharacterized protein, translating to MKILSVNIRGFNRDGKVGWFKRLLHDSSPIVTVAQETKRRKFSDQWIEYVWGSQNVRYAFKECRGRSGGLLILWDSNIFNVDSAVEREFFIAIKGKLSNYDSEIIIVNVYGPHSDEKKKRFWDSLNDLMSFDNAAWVLCGDFNEVRYAHERENSNFIARRASWFNNFIHDNGLIEIPLSGRKFTQISDDGIRFSKLDHHTPLLLKNGLLDFGPKPTRIFDSWIDAAGASQIISEAWNLPISKCRPDTAFRIKLKNVKMKLKEWSKTSFGRIDAEIKELSEKCLLWELDAEQGSITDADRSEWLIARSNWIEKERDK from the exons ATGAAGATCCTCTCTGTCAATATTCGAGGTTTCAATCGGGATGGTAAGGTAGGGTGGTTTAAGCGACTTTTGCACGACTCTTCTCCTATCGTGACTGTGGCACAAGAAACCAAACGTAGAAAATTCAGTGACCAATGGATCGAGTATGTGTGGGGTTCTCAAAATGTTAGGTATGCATTTAAAGAATGTCGTGGGAGATCAGGGGGTTTATTAATTTTATGGGACTCTAACATCTTTAATGTGGATAGTGCAGTAGAGAGAGAATTTTTCATTGCAATCAAAGGGAAGCTTTCAAACTATGATTCCGAAATTATTATCGTGAATGTCTATGGGCCACATAGCGACGAAAAGAAAAAGAGATTTTGGGATAGCTTGAACGACCTGATGTCTTTTGATAATGCTGCATGGGTGCTTTGTGGGGACTTCAACGAAGTAAGGTATGCTCATGAAAGGGAGAATTCCAACTTCATTGCAAGAAGGGCTTCTTGGTTTAATAACTTTATTCACGACAATGGTTTAATCGAGATCCCTTTGTCGGGTCGGAAATTCACACAGATTAGTGACGATGGGATTCGTTTCAGCAAATTAGATC atcatACCCCTCTCTTGCTCAAAAACGGGCTCCTGGATTTCGGGCCCAAGCCCACTAGAATTTTCGACTCGTGGATTGATGCTGCTGGTGCATCACAAATTATATCAGAGGCGTGGAACTTACCTATTTCTAAGTGCAGACCCGACACTGCTTTTAGAATCAAACTCAAGAATGTTAAGATGAAATTAAAAGAATGGAGCAAAACATCTTTTGGGAGAATCGATGCAGAGATAAAGGAACTGAGTGAGAAGTGTCTGTTGTGGGAGCTCGACGCTGAACAAGGGAGTATTACTGATGCAGATAGGTCAGAATGGTTAATAGCAAGAAGTAATTGGATCGAGAAGGAACGCGACAAATGA
- the LOC139888443 gene encoding uncharacterized protein, with the protein MAKIATNEEEDIASTTQVIVPTVEEEEWKLCIDGASSSNGLRAVLMLVNPEGQEFTYALCFKFQTTNNNAEYEALLAGLRLAKEMKIRHLQAFIDSQLVANQVIGTFEARQSSIQQYLVKTKELIEGFNSFAIEHVRRSQNKKADALSKLADRVLVEVLKNKSISKTEVDDLIQEDEKTWMTPKREYMEHGILPEYKNEARKIRVNPPTYKLMNGRLYRRSFLTPWLYCVRPSQASIIIQEVHEGICGLQQVPGQ; encoded by the exons ATGGCCAAAATAGCCACGAACGAAGAAGAAGACATTGCAAGCACTACCCAAGTCATTGTACCAACGGTGGAAGAAGAAGAATGGAAACTATGCATTGATGGGGCATCAAGCTCCAATGGGTTAAGGGCAGTGTTGATGTTGGTCAACCCCGAAGGTCAGGAATTCACATACGCCCTATGTTTCAAATTTCAAACCACTAACAACAACGCCGAATACGAAGCACTGCTTGCTGGTCTCAGGCtggcaaaagaaatgaagattcgccACTTGCAAGCCTTTATTGATTCGCAGTTAGTCGCGAACCAAGTGATAGGTACGTTTGAAGCAAGACAGTCATCAATCCAACAATATCTCGTGAAAACGAAGGAATTGATTGAAGGTTTCAATAGTTTCGCCATTGAGCATGTGCGGCGGAGCCAAAATAAAAAAGCCGATGCCTTAAGCAAGCTCGCTGATCGG GTATTAGTAGAGGTGCTCAAGAACAAGTCAATTTCAAAAACGGAGGTGGATGATCTAATTCAAGAAGATGAAAAAACATGGATGACACCTAAAAGGGAATACATGGAACACGGAATCCTGCCGGAATATAAGAACGAAGCAAGAAAAATCCGAGTGAATCCACCAACATACAAGCTTATGAATGGAAGGCTATACCGAAGATCATTCCTAACGCCATGGCTTTATTGTGTTAGGCCCAGTCAGGCTTCGATCATTATACAAGAAGTGCACGAAGGGATCTGTGGGCTACAGCAGGTCCCCGGTCAGTAG
- the LOC139888442 gene encoding uncharacterized protein: MVSLIDDKLIPREASPMVTLRNNLIPQKVGILVWRIQRKRIAVKEELDKRGIDLDSLLCPLCNDVVESVDHAIYSCKLAQEIWVGIYKWWDLPLPSGSNIEDAIKGGLSIGLNASQRKTWQAIVWVTCYFIWKNRNQKVFRNEAWASPKVINKIQVKSLEWVKNRSRGRSVDWHQWLLKPNIPRGEHENIDPG; the protein is encoded by the coding sequence ATGGTTTCccttattgatgataaactaattccAAGGGAAGCATCTCCAATGGTCACGCTAAGGAATAATCTTATCCCACAAAAGGTAGGAATTCTTGTATGGAGAATCCAACGTAAACGAATTGCGGTCAAAGAAGAGCTCGATAAGAGGGGCATTGACTTGGACTCGTTGTTGTGTCCCCTATGCAATGACGTGGTCGAGTCGGTTGATCATGCCATTTATTCTTGCAAACTTGCACAAGAAATTTGGGTTGGCATTTATAAATGGTGGGATCTCCCCCTCCCTTCGGGTTCTAACATAGAAGACGCTATTAAAGGAGGACTTTCGATTGGGTTAAACGCATCTCAAAGGAAGACATGGCAAGCAATTGTATGGGTGACGTGTTACTTCATTTGGAAAAACCGCAATCAaaaggtttttcgaaatgaagcaTGGGCATCTCCAAAGGTTATAAACAAGATACAAGTTAAATCCTTAGAGTGGGTTAAAAATCGTTCGAGAGGTAGAAGCGTGGATTGGCACCAATGGCTTCTTAAACCAAATATCCCACGGGGGGAGCATGAAAACATCGATCCGGGTTGA